A single Anatilimnocola floriformis DNA region contains:
- a CDS encoding rhomboid family intramembrane serine protease: MRQLTVLKDEAAARKFAAWLVVQNIEARADAEADGWSIWVIDEDQLPAARQHLAQFQADPNDPRFRNAQQQAAAIEREEQQKRERAQKNTIEMNRRWGTGGQVARSAPVVLAMIAISVVVFILTDWGEQAGPGVKSWVQFSSGIADFQKVDIDGQKMIRGIKTEAWKDVQAGQIWRLVTPMFLHFGVMHIVFNMMWLYDLGGQIESRIKSRWFVALVLLIAATSCVSQVVVDSWLEGTTLFPDIGNFGGMSGVNYGLFGFIFVRSYVLQDRSYFLHSTTSLLMFGWLLVCFASNYGVINLGLGSVANTAHVAGMLAGMALGYVPQLVRRA; this comes from the coding sequence ATGCGCCAACTGACCGTTCTCAAGGATGAAGCCGCCGCGCGCAAGTTTGCGGCTTGGCTGGTGGTGCAGAATATCGAAGCTCGGGCCGACGCCGAAGCGGATGGCTGGTCGATCTGGGTCATCGACGAAGATCAGTTGCCAGCGGCCAGGCAACATCTGGCTCAGTTTCAAGCCGATCCGAATGATCCCCGTTTTCGAAATGCTCAGCAGCAGGCCGCGGCGATCGAGCGCGAGGAACAACAGAAGCGCGAGCGAGCCCAGAAGAACACCATCGAAATGAACCGCCGCTGGGGAACTGGCGGGCAGGTCGCCCGTTCTGCACCGGTTGTGCTGGCGATGATTGCCATCTCGGTGGTTGTGTTCATTCTGACTGATTGGGGCGAGCAAGCCGGGCCGGGCGTGAAGTCCTGGGTGCAGTTCTCGAGTGGCATCGCGGATTTCCAGAAAGTGGATATCGATGGCCAAAAGATGATTCGAGGAATCAAAACCGAGGCCTGGAAAGACGTGCAGGCCGGTCAGATCTGGCGGCTGGTCACCCCCATGTTCCTGCACTTCGGCGTCATGCACATCGTTTTTAACATGATGTGGCTGTATGACTTGGGTGGGCAAATCGAGAGCCGAATTAAGAGCCGCTGGTTTGTGGCCCTGGTGCTGCTGATCGCAGCGACGTCCTGTGTTTCGCAGGTCGTCGTCGACTCGTGGCTGGAGGGGACGACGCTGTTTCCCGACATTGGCAACTTCGGCGGTATGTCGGGCGTCAACTACGGCCTGTTTGGCTTTATCTTTGTGCGATCATACGTGCTGCAAGACCGTAGCTACTTCCTGCACTCCACCACGTCGCTGCTGATGTTCGGCTGGTTGCTGGTTTGCTTTGCGAGCAACTACGGCGTGATCAATCTAGGCCTGGGCTCGGTGGCCAACACCGCGCACGTCGCCGGCATGCTGGCCGGCATGGCGCTCGGCTACGTGCCGCAGCTCGTACGCAGGGCATAG